TTACAGTGCCTATGTCGTTAAAAATGCTGCGTGGTTGGCTGCGACTTGGCACTCCAGTAAACGCGTGGCCGACCTCGAAACGTTATTATCTGAAAGTTTTTCCGGTACTGAATGGCTGGGTTTGAATGTAACTCGTTGTAATGATGGAAGCCATGAGAATGAAGCCTTTATAACGTTTTTTGCGCGTTACCTCGAAAAAGGCCGCACTTCAGCGATCTATGAATGTTCGCGCTTTCTTCGCGAGGATCAACGCTGGTACTATGTTGACGGAACAACGCCTGAGTTAGGACGTAACGATCGCTGTCCTTGTGGCTCCGATAAAAAATACAAAAAATGTTGTGGCTAATCTGGACAGATACACAACGGCTTTACCATTCATCGCTTTGACAGGACTCTGATCGAGATGCAAGCGCAAACCATCCAACGAAAAGTTTTACGAACCATTTGCCCTGATGCGA
The sequence above is drawn from the Pantoea nemavictus genome and encodes:
- a CDS encoding YchJ family protein, which encodes MSEKCPCCSGKEYSLCCQPYLNGQANPSSAEQLMRSRYSAYVVKNAAWLAATWHSSKRVADLETLLSESFSGTEWLGLNVTRCNDGSHENEAFITFFARYLEKGRTSAIYECSRFLREDQRWYYVDGTTPELGRNDRCPCGSDKKYKKCCG